The DNA sequence GTCGAGGACCGCCACCCGATCGGAGATGTCCATGACCACGCCCATGTCGTGCTCGATCAGCGCGATGGTCGTGCCGAACTCGCTGTTGACGTCGAGGATGAAGCGGCACATGTCCTCCTTCTCCTCGACGTTCATGCCGGCCATCGGCTCGTCCAGGAGCA is a window from the Candidatus Methylomirabilota bacterium genome containing:
- a CDS encoding ABC transporter ATP-binding protein, yielding LLDEPMAGMNVEEKEDMCRFILDVNSEFGTTIALIEHDMGVVMDISDRVAVLDYGQKIADGVPEQVRKDQAVLDAYLGVAHD